A single region of the Bacteroidetes Order II. bacterium genome encodes:
- a CDS encoding CPBP family intramembrane metalloprotease, translated as MLNLTPEQPFDSEVPAGTIAFVPMEPHLNDAQAVGGKIPLDRFWERQKFPPWLMAILAMFLFFLLFNVLGAIFMVGSLLIQSNGNALDLTNVEKLLKQDVMGQLVGNTIGQFLGLGIPALLLAKGHSSRWLDFLRIRSVDISTVLWSVLGLVAIYPLIAFSAELNALIPAPEVVQKMDKIREDFIMELLRKSNIWFNLFAVALTPAICEEILFRGYVQRQIERSMTPVWAIVITGTVFGLYHLSYAQALPLSLIGIYLCWLTWKTGSILPAVVVHFVNNGFSVVMATTLMHQKGFDPSKMEQLPLPWYGMLPLVLVGLLAFRYVMRRIHAKTPFSEHAPASVL; from the coding sequence ATGTTGAACCTTACCCCTGAACAACCTTTTGACAGCGAGGTGCCTGCTGGCACTATTGCATTTGTTCCAATGGAACCGCACCTAAACGACGCCCAAGCAGTGGGGGGGAAAATCCCCTTGGATCGGTTTTGGGAACGCCAGAAATTTCCTCCGTGGCTAATGGCAATTTTGGCAATGTTCTTGTTTTTTTTGCTGTTTAATGTGTTGGGTGCCATTTTTATGGTGGGTTCTTTGCTGATACAGTCTAATGGAAATGCGCTCGACCTGACGAATGTGGAAAAACTTTTAAAGCAGGACGTGATGGGGCAGTTGGTTGGAAATACCATCGGTCAGTTTTTAGGGCTGGGAATTCCGGCTTTGCTACTGGCCAAAGGTCATTCCTCGCGTTGGCTGGATTTTCTCCGGATTCGGAGTGTGGACATATCCACTGTTTTGTGGTCGGTTCTTGGCTTGGTCGCAATTTATCCGTTGATTGCCTTTTCCGCAGAACTCAACGCCCTCATTCCAGCACCAGAGGTAGTTCAGAAGATGGATAAGATACGTGAAGATTTTATTATGGAATTATTGCGAAAAAGTAATATTTGGTTTAATTTGTTTGCTGTAGCTTTAACCCCAGCGATTTGTGAGGAAATACTGTTCCGGGGATACGTACAGCGGCAAATAGAACGAAGCATGACGCCTGTTTGGGCTATCGTAATAACGGGGACGGTATTTGGCTTGTACCATTTGTCTTATGCACAAGCCCTCCCTTTAAGCCTCATTGGGATTTATTTATGCTGGCTCACTTGGAAAACGGGTAGCATTTTGCCTGCTGTCGTCGTACATTTCGTCAATAATGGATTTTCGGTGGTAATGGCTACTACATTGATGCATCAAAAAGGATTTGATCCCTCCAAAATGGAGCAACTGCCCTTGCCTTGGTATGGTATGTTGCCCTTGGTTTTGGTTGGTCTGTTGGCATTTCGGTATGTCATGCGTAGAATACACGCCAAAACACCTTTTTCCGAACATGCTCCGGCGTCCGTTTTGTAA
- a CDS encoding DUF2007 domain-containing protein yields the protein MAQGIEFDGWSIVFWSEVEYESEIVRDRLESEGVEAIIMDMSSSSLPIQMSDFSRFVVMVKPEDVDRADEIITIEPVSEEELEEAAMNAEPLEFMDDDLEEEA from the coding sequence ATGGCACAAGGCATTGAATTTGATGGCTGGTCCATCGTTTTTTGGTCTGAAGTAGAATATGAGTCCGAAATTGTTCGTGACCGATTGGAATCTGAAGGTGTGGAAGCCATCATTATGGACATGTCTTCCTCTTCATTACCCATTCAAATGTCTGATTTTAGCCGATTTGTGGTGATGGTTAAGCCAGAAGATGTAGATCGGGCCGATGAAATCATTACGATCGAGCCAGTGAGTGAAGAAGAATTGGAAGAAGCCGCGATGAATGCAGAACCGTTAGAGTTTATGGATGATGACCTTGAAGAAGAAGCCTGA